The following proteins are co-located in the Manihot esculenta cultivar AM560-2 chromosome 9, M.esculenta_v8, whole genome shotgun sequence genome:
- the LOC110622258 gene encoding ras-related protein RABA4d, translated as MTNYVDFNQKIDYVFKVVLIGDSAVGKSQLLARFARNEFCVDSKATIGVEFQTKTLSMDNKTVKAQIWDTAGQERYRAVTSAYYRGAVGAMLVYDMTKRQSFDHMTRWLEELRGHADKNIVVMVIGNKCDLESLRAVPVEDAQEFAQRENLYFMETSALEATNVETAFFTVLTEIYRIISKKTLAANDDHDPNGTLGLLKGTRIIVPAQDQNLEKKGGCCM; from the exons ATGACCAATTATGTAGATTTTAATCAGAAGATTGATTATGTATTTAAGGTTGTTTTGATCGGAGATTCAGCGGTTGGGAAATCCCAACTCCTGGCAAGATTTGCAAGAAATGAATTTTGTGTAGATTCAAAAGCCACGATTGGGGTTGAATTCCAGACAAAAACTCTTTCTATGGATAACAAGACTGTCAAGGCTCAAATTTGGGACACTGCTGGCCAAGAAAG GTATAGAGCAGTGACAAGTGCATACTATAGAGGAGCAGTTGGTGCGATGTTAGTCTATGACATGACAAAGCGCCAATCATTTGATCATATGACAAGGTGGCTAGAGGAATTGAGAGGACATGCTGATAAGAATATTGTAGTTATGGTAATTGGCAACAAGTGTGACTTGGAAAGTCTTCGAGCAGTTCCTGTAGAAGATGCCCAGGAGTTTGCTCAAAGAGAAAATCTATACTTCATGGAGACATCAGCTCTAGAGGCAACCAATGTCGAAACTGCTTTTTTTACAGTATTAACTGAGATTTATCGAATTATTAGCAAGAAAACTCTTGCTGCTAATGATGATCATGATCCTAATGGAACTTTGGGCCTTTTAAAGGGAACCAGGATCATTGTTCCAGCTCAGGATCAAAACCTTGAAAAGAAAGGAGGCTGTTGCATGTAA